A stretch of Myroides oncorhynchi DNA encodes these proteins:
- a CDS encoding thioredoxin family protein, which yields MQKLLQNKALLLLVPIISLTISCQKNFDPKDFSAYIQGEIINPTANYVLFCKDNVVIDTLFLDKENKFYKKFDSLTPGMYIYKHDPEFQYVYFDKNDSLTLRLNSKDFDHSIIFSGRGAEKNNFLMNLTVRNIMDESEGYSAFDVSPEKFTRRIDSVHAARTTYYLRNKAIISWSDDFDLYAKAKLDLHFYSLKELYPTAHFVRTDEDVRKKLPKDYYTFRKKINFNDDRLLKYSSFTKYLAIMLNTIVNEPEVNLLPENKFDKYIDKLNIVDTLIKNNKVKNAIFDNIAFIYLLEDQNLTNNDLFLDRYFELSTDKNQHNEIIQIQQAIQNLKYENKLPEVALVNTNSKKVNINSIINKKTLVFFWTKNGMAHADAAHQLAAELKADIPNIDIISVCIDGDQGEWLNIVKKYPSNGIIELRSDDFNQMKNKWIITKIQRSMILDKDGTIIDPFINIFDKNFENLLK from the coding sequence ATGCAAAAATTATTACAAAACAAAGCCTTACTACTATTAGTACCAATAATTAGTTTAACTATTTCATGTCAAAAGAACTTTGACCCAAAGGACTTTAGTGCCTATATTCAAGGTGAAATAATAAATCCTACAGCTAATTATGTCTTGTTCTGTAAAGATAACGTAGTTATTGATACTTTATTTCTTGATAAAGAAAACAAATTTTATAAAAAATTCGACTCATTAACTCCTGGAATGTACATATATAAACATGACCCCGAGTTTCAATATGTCTATTTTGATAAAAATGATAGTCTTACGCTTAGATTAAATTCGAAAGATTTTGATCATTCCATTATTTTCTCTGGTAGAGGAGCAGAAAAGAACAATTTTTTAATGAACCTGACTGTAAGAAACATTATGGATGAAAGTGAAGGATATAGTGCCTTTGATGTTTCTCCTGAGAAATTTACACGTAGAATAGATTCTGTACATGCAGCAAGAACAACATATTATTTAAGAAATAAAGCAATTATTAGTTGGTCTGATGACTTTGACTTATATGCTAAAGCTAAACTTGATTTACACTTCTATTCACTAAAAGAACTATACCCTACAGCTCATTTTGTAAGAACAGATGAAGATGTTAGAAAGAAACTTCCAAAGGATTACTATACTTTCAGAAAAAAGATAAACTTTAATGACGATCGTCTATTAAAGTATTCTTCATTTACTAAATACCTTGCTATAATGCTTAATACAATAGTGAATGAACCAGAGGTGAATCTTTTGCCTGAAAACAAATTTGACAAATATATTGACAAACTAAACATAGTAGACACTTTAATCAAAAACAATAAGGTCAAGAATGCTATCTTTGATAATATTGCGTTTATCTATTTGTTAGAAGATCAAAACTTAACTAATAATGATTTATTTCTAGATAGATACTTCGAACTCTCTACTGATAAAAATCAACATAATGAAATCATACAAATACAGCAAGCTATCCAAAATCTTAAGTATGAGAACAAGCTACCTGAAGTAGCTCTTGTAAACACTAATAGTAAAAAGGTAAACATCAACTCAATTATCAATAAGAAAACCCTAGTTTTCTTTTGGACTAAAAACGGAATGGCTCATGCTGATGCTGCACATCAACTAGCAGCTGAATTAAAAGCAGACATACCTAATATAGATATTATATCTGTATGTATCGATGGAGATCAAGGAGAATGGCTTAATATAGTTAAGAAATATCCATCTAATGGTATTATCGAACTGCGTTCTGATGACTTCAACCAAATGAAGAATAAGTGGATTATCACTAAAATACAACGCTCAATGATATTGGATAAGGATGGTACCATAATAGACCCGTTCATCAATATATTTGACAAGAACTTTGAGAATCTATTAAAATAA
- a CDS encoding GNAT family N-acetyltransferase, whose protein sequence is MFLEEIYPQYKIERIDDSQLLPYPLLLLADETVHAIDKYVFDSDVYVLKEGGNDLAVFCLYQIDIDTVELKNIAVSSDFQGRGVGSLLIKRIVQLASAEGYHQIIVGTADCGVDQIRFYERNGFKKYGIKKDFFIENYEEPIIENGIQLRDMIMLKINI, encoded by the coding sequence ATGTTTTTAGAAGAAATATATCCTCAATATAAGATAGAACGAATAGATGATAGTCAATTACTACCATATCCATTGTTATTGCTGGCAGATGAAACTGTACATGCAATAGATAAATATGTTTTTGATAGTGATGTTTATGTTCTAAAAGAAGGGGGTAATGATCTAGCAGTATTCTGTCTCTATCAAATTGATATAGATACAGTAGAGCTAAAGAATATAGCTGTATCTAGTGATTTTCAAGGTAGGGGAGTGGGGAGTCTTTTGATAAAAAGAATTGTTCAGCTTGCAAGTGCTGAAGGATACCATCAGATAATAGTAGGTACGGCAGATTGTGGAGTGGATCAAATACGGTTTTATGAACGAAATGGCTTTAAAAAGTATGGGATAAAAAAAGATTTTTTTATAGAAAATTATGAGGAGCCTATTATAGAAAACGGAATTCAGCTTCGCGATATGATTATGTTAAAAATAAATATATAA
- a CDS encoding tetratricopeptide repeat-containing sensor histidine kinase has product MKYIYLSTLMLLFLLIGCQKTNHKVEIVNNQKLIDNIEYNDKSLPENQYTLDSLFKSIKEKSTNSQQLIDIASKAYNLELYTQYFRYSKEIYQIATKNNDSLLVAKSLWYIGDYHEYKMQLDSAYIYFDKAEQIYQNTNSNIDVAKMKQYKSIILFREGLYNEAENKALEALETLEILDKIPKNKLSYEIYLNLGNILDLNQQPNEALLYYSEALHILEDLYHNNLISIEEFQESKAHSYNNIGNLYLNQKAILNAETYLTYGHNILLDLGIKNELYTILVTNLGTLKTNLAYPNEARKLLLESLTISEDKNYKQSISANNFRLGELALKQKDTLQAIEYYKKAYTYSNKHKASNTILKSLKALSLTNKEESVKYISLYYAFNDSINKLQISKRNKFARIKYESERLQKNIISLKKENSKLLITSIIILLFAIIILFTILYRNKIKKYTFLKQDKENKELIFKLLLDQEQLSQEVLTKERERISQELHDGIINSLFIIRLSLINNSDNNNIIILNEIEKVQNQVRLISHDLKNQEFIQQGFSEILSQLVIKNTTKHQKFQLIISKNHKWDKISYDDKINIYRILQETIQNVIKHSEAKNCIISISKTNTNNKITITDDGVGFNYSKLKNSNGLKNISNRAKQLQAKISVNSTIKGTVYIIDIPH; this is encoded by the coding sequence ATGAAGTATATCTACCTAAGTACTTTAATGCTATTATTCTTGCTTATTGGTTGTCAAAAAACAAATCACAAAGTCGAAATCGTTAATAACCAAAAGTTAATAGACAATATAGAGTATAATGATAAATCACTCCCTGAAAACCAATATACACTAGACTCTTTATTTAAAAGCATTAAAGAAAAAAGCACGAACTCTCAACAACTAATCGATATCGCTTCTAAAGCTTATAATTTAGAGCTATATACCCAATATTTTAGATATTCTAAGGAAATCTATCAAATAGCAACTAAAAACAATGATTCCTTATTAGTTGCTAAATCATTATGGTATATTGGAGATTACCATGAATATAAAATGCAATTAGACAGTGCTTATATATACTTTGACAAAGCTGAACAAATATATCAGAACACTAACTCTAATATAGATGTAGCTAAAATGAAACAGTACAAATCTATCATTTTATTTAGAGAAGGACTTTACAACGAAGCTGAAAATAAAGCATTAGAAGCACTAGAAACATTAGAAATATTGGACAAGATTCCCAAAAACAAGCTATCATATGAAATTTATTTAAATTTAGGTAATATACTAGATCTAAATCAACAGCCCAATGAAGCTCTCCTTTATTACTCCGAAGCTCTTCACATCTTAGAAGATCTTTACCATAATAATCTTATATCCATTGAAGAGTTTCAGGAGTCAAAGGCTCATTCTTACAACAATATTGGCAACCTTTATCTAAATCAAAAAGCAATCTTAAATGCCGAAACCTATTTAACTTACGGACATAACATACTTTTAGATTTAGGAATTAAAAATGAATTATATACTATTTTAGTAACAAATCTCGGTACATTAAAAACTAATCTAGCCTATCCTAATGAAGCTCGAAAGCTACTATTAGAATCTTTAACTATTAGTGAAGATAAAAACTATAAACAAAGCATATCTGCTAATAATTTTAGATTAGGTGAACTAGCTCTGAAGCAAAAAGATACTTTACAAGCTATCGAATATTATAAAAAAGCATATACTTATTCTAATAAACATAAGGCTAGTAATACAATCCTAAAAAGTCTAAAAGCACTAAGTTTGACTAATAAGGAAGAATCCGTTAAATATATAAGCCTTTACTATGCCTTTAATGACAGCATCAATAAGCTACAAATAAGCAAAAGAAACAAATTTGCAAGAATTAAATATGAAAGTGAAAGACTTCAAAAAAATATAATCAGTTTAAAAAAAGAAAATTCAAAATTACTTATCACTTCAATTATTATTCTATTATTTGCTATTATTATTCTATTTACTATCCTATATCGCAACAAAATCAAGAAGTATACATTCTTAAAACAAGATAAAGAAAATAAAGAGTTAATATTCAAACTCTTACTAGATCAAGAACAACTGTCTCAAGAAGTTTTGACTAAAGAGAGAGAGAGAATAAGTCAAGAGCTTCACGATGGGATTATTAACTCCCTCTTCATTATTCGATTAAGTTTAATAAATAACTCTGATAATAATAATATTATTATACTAAATGAAATAGAAAAAGTACAAAATCAAGTTAGATTAATTTCTCATGACTTAAAAAACCAAGAGTTTATACAACAAGGATTCTCAGAGATCCTTTCACAATTAGTAATTAAGAACACTACGAAACATCAAAAGTTTCAACTTATCATATCAAAAAATCATAAATGGGATAAGATTAGCTACGATGACAAAATAAATATCTATAGAATCTTACAAGAAACAATACAGAATGTAATCAAGCACTCCGAAGCTAAAAATTGTATTATTTCTATATCTAAAACAAACACTAATAATAAAATTACCATTACCGATGACGGAGTAGGATTTAACTACTCTAAATTAAAAAATAGTAATGGCCTTAAAAACATTAGTAATAGAGCAAAACAACTCCAAGCAAAGATAAGTGTTAATTCCACAATAAAAGGAACTGTATATATCATAGACATCCCACATTAA
- a CDS encoding response regulator, translating into MKLPYNFLIIDDHPMIINGYKAIIQSKYDSATFYEATNIEEATALADNIKNVDFLILDYNIGKPHKDIENGIDLAKFFTNKYSHLKTIVITAHEEITIVYNIHKKVRPHALLIKSDVNTNELILAIENTIKGDIYRSAKAQQALISMNQRTILLQEDNIQILMLLDKGYKVQEIPTLIHKSLSSVQRNIVLLKEVFNVTENNGLLREAKKQGFI; encoded by the coding sequence ATGAAGTTACCTTATAATTTTCTTATTATAGATGATCATCCAATGATTATCAATGGCTATAAAGCTATTATCCAGAGTAAATATGACTCAGCCACTTTCTATGAAGCTACCAATATAGAAGAGGCGACAGCACTTGCAGATAATATAAAAAATGTAGATTTCTTAATACTGGATTACAATATAGGAAAGCCTCATAAAGATATTGAGAATGGAATAGACTTAGCTAAATTCTTCACTAATAAGTATAGCCATCTAAAAACTATAGTCATTACTGCTCACGAAGAAATCACTATCGTATATAACATACATAAAAAAGTCAGACCACATGCTTTGTTAATAAAATCTGACGTAAATACAAATGAATTAATTCTAGCTATAGAAAACACAATAAAAGGAGATATCTATAGGTCTGCCAAAGCTCAACAAGCTTTAATCTCTATGAACCAACGTACAATCTTATTACAAGAAGACAATATTCAAATCTTAATGTTACTAGACAAAGGTTACAAGGTTCAAGAAATCCCTACCTTAATTCACAAGAGCCTTAGCTCTGTTCAACGTAATATTGTCTTACTTAAAGAAGTCTTTAATGTTACTGAAAACAATGGATTGCTTAGGGAAGCTAAAAAACAAGGTTTTATATAA
- a CDS encoding class I SAM-dependent methyltransferase, with amino-acid sequence MENIKEHWEGVYKTKTPDQVSWTQVKPIKSLHLILNSNVSKDAKIIDIGGGDSNLVDHLLEEGYTDITVLDISKTAIERAKKRLGDKANQVTWIDSNITDFKPTEKYAIWHDRAVFHFLNKEEVKQYVDLVSKVVDKGIAIATFSKQGPLKCSGLDIIQYNSEDLNTLFEQSFTLKENFYEDHTTPFSTKQNFVYCHFLKK; translated from the coding sequence ATGGAGAATATAAAAGAACATTGGGAAGGTGTATACAAAACAAAAACACCAGATCAAGTTAGTTGGACACAAGTAAAACCGATTAAATCGCTTCATCTTATACTGAATAGCAATGTCTCTAAAGATGCTAAAATCATTGATATCGGTGGTGGAGATAGTAATCTAGTAGACCACTTACTAGAAGAGGGATATACAGATATCACTGTATTAGACATCTCTAAAACAGCAATAGAACGCGCTAAGAAGAGATTAGGTGATAAAGCAAATCAAGTAACCTGGATAGATAGCAATATAACTGACTTTAAACCCACTGAGAAATATGCTATTTGGCATGATCGAGCTGTGTTTCATTTTTTAAATAAAGAAGAAGTTAAACAATATGTAGATTTAGTTAGCAAAGTTGTAGATAAAGGAATTGCAATCGCTACTTTTTCTAAGCAAGGCCCCCTAAAATGTAGTGGATTAGATATTATTCAATATAATTCTGAAGATTTAAACACACTATTTGAACAGTCTTTTACTCTAAAAGAAAATTTTTATGAAGATCATACGACTCCTTTTAGTACTAAACAAAACTTTGTCTATTGTCATTTTTTAAAAAAATAA
- a CDS encoding GNAT family N-acetyltransferase, which translates to MGFSRDIQFSSDRLSYLIVNDSFKEDIFHALTPTVAKFLPFIPTGKIEDTQGFIDYSLGVLDQGTDITLVAVDKDTKEFIGCCGIHDINNESIALGIWLKESAFGKGYGQELITALETYVNENLPVDYLIYNVEKDNHGSIKIAEKLGYIYHSDFVRNISEEKILNMLQYRKDNKKK; encoded by the coding sequence ATGGGATTTAGTAGAGATATCCAATTTTCTTCTGACAGACTATCTTACCTTATCGTAAACGATAGCTTTAAAGAAGATATATTTCATGCATTAACACCAACAGTAGCTAAGTTTTTACCGTTCATACCTACTGGAAAAATCGAAGATACACAAGGTTTTATAGACTATAGCTTAGGTGTTTTAGATCAAGGAACTGACATCACATTAGTCGCTGTAGATAAAGACACTAAAGAGTTCATCGGATGCTGTGGTATACACGATATAAATAACGAGTCAATAGCACTTGGAATCTGGTTAAAAGAGTCGGCTTTTGGTAAAGGATATGGTCAAGAACTTATCACTGCATTAGAAACGTATGTGAACGAAAACCTTCCTGTTGATTACCTGATCTACAATGTAGAGAAAGACAACCATGGAAGTATTAAGATAGCTGAGAAACTTGGGTATATTTACCACAGTGATTTCGTAAGAAATATCAGCGAAGAGAAGATTCTTAATATGCTTCAATACCGCAAAGACAATAAAAAGAAATAA
- a CDS encoding GNAT family N-acetyltransferase translates to MPDKTTELEQIDFNTIPWESLVHYNGRADDLPPLLDQAIGSDIRNSRYALFSIANNIEHQGGVITVTPIVLIRLFQLFAETPHNQDMLLRIVLKVAKAIGSQWDRFRDSDEFTNICSIQDSYSDKSPFLWPEFEDREQDALTWASMDMQKVFDHAWFYTKEVLCAYQPAIEQIIARDDIEQGLIYDILTVIKMVKDQKRNSLSLDKKWTSDRLTYIVINDTYLDDFITHLTPEITKYLSFDANGNRPLLSEYIRRSRIEINNGTALVLVILDKESNEFIGSCGLSDINDESVEIGLWLKASKQGKGYGTEVTNTLIDITKNEINTSSILYAVEKGNQASEVLPLKFGFTHSYDFIIEPSPLKNRLREMQQFTLIIK, encoded by the coding sequence ATGCCTGACAAAACAACAGAATTAGAACAAATCGACTTTAATACAATTCCGTGGGAATCATTAGTTCACTATAACGGACGAGCTGATGACCTTCCACCTCTACTTGATCAAGCGATAGGGAGTGATATTAGAAACAGTAGATATGCACTATTCTCTATTGCGAATAATATCGAACATCAAGGTGGAGTGATTACTGTCACACCGATTGTCTTAATTCGCTTATTTCAATTGTTTGCAGAGACACCACATAATCAAGATATGTTGCTTCGCATTGTACTAAAAGTTGCTAAGGCTATTGGCTCGCAGTGGGATCGTTTTAGAGATAGTGATGAGTTTACTAATATCTGTTCTATACAAGATAGTTATAGTGACAAATCTCCTTTTTTATGGCCTGAGTTTGAAGACAGAGAACAGGATGCTTTAACATGGGCGTCTATGGATATGCAGAAAGTATTTGACCATGCTTGGTTTTACACCAAAGAGGTTTTATGTGCATATCAACCTGCCATAGAGCAAATCATCGCTCGTGATGACATTGAGCAAGGACTAATCTATGATATCCTTACGGTTATCAAAATGGTTAAAGATCAAAAAAGAAATAGCTTATCACTAGATAAAAAGTGGACAAGTGATCGTCTAACTTATATCGTTATCAATGATACCTACTTAGATGATTTTATCACTCACCTAACACCTGAAATTACTAAATACCTCAGTTTTGACGCAAATGGCAATCGCCCTTTATTAAGTGAATACATCAGACGTTCGCGTATTGAAATCAACAATGGTACTGCTCTAGTTCTTGTTATCTTAGATAAAGAATCAAATGAGTTTATAGGAAGTTGTGGTCTAAGTGATATCAATGACGAGTCAGTAGAGATTGGCCTATGGTTAAAGGCTTCAAAACAAGGTAAAGGATACGGAACTGAAGTTACTAATACATTAATAGATATTACTAAGAATGAGATTAACACCTCATCTATCTTATATGCTGTAGAGAAAGGCAATCAAGCCAGTGAAGTCCTTCCTCTTAAGTTTGGTTTCACACATAGCTATGATTTTATTATTGAACCAAGCCCTTTAAAAAACAGATTGAGAGAGATGCAACAATTCACCTTAATAATCAAATAA
- a CDS encoding STM3941 family protein: MNNSLPITFAFNKSKVALYLIGSLLLVIAGIFVFYNCLKGQGKYVLGSIELTYIIAILCIVFFGYASVMFLIKLFSDKPGIIINKEGIVENATAVVNGLIPWKDIQSVELYTMQSQKFVLIYVHNPEEYIAKQKNIIKRKSMQANLKTHGTSIFINTNMLKVSDVELAIEIKRQLDLRHS; encoded by the coding sequence ATGAATAACTCATTACCAATCACTTTTGCCTTCAATAAGTCAAAGGTTGCTCTTTATCTTATCGGTTCACTTTTATTAGTTATTGCAGGTATTTTTGTTTTTTACAATTGCTTAAAGGGACAGGGAAAATATGTTCTTGGCTCTATCGAATTGACTTATATTATTGCAATACTGTGTATTGTATTCTTTGGTTACGCTTCTGTTATGTTTCTCATTAAACTATTTAGTGATAAGCCTGGTATTATAATCAATAAAGAAGGAATAGTAGAGAATGCTACTGCTGTTGTCAATGGATTAATACCTTGGAAGGATATTCAATCTGTTGAACTATATACAATGCAGAGTCAGAAATTTGTCTTAATCTATGTTCACAATCCTGAGGAATATATCGCTAAACAAAAGAATATCATTAAACGCAAATCTATGCAGGCCAACCTTAAGACACATGGTACCTCGATATTCATTAATACGAATATGCTAAAGGTATCTGACGTAGAGCTTGCAATAGAAATAAAAAGACAATTAGACTTACGACATTCTTAA
- a CDS encoding ClbS/DfsB family four-helix bundle protein, which yields MARPTNKKALLTHAEALFDKLMSTINSLDSTRLNEDFSTDSLNKNVRDVLMHLYDWHQMFLTWYEVGMSGAKPVMPTQGYTWKTTPELNIAINQKHQNTTAIDSIQKITESHLAVLAIIRQHSNEELFEKKKYSWTGSTSLGAYLVSATSSHYDWAIKLLKKHGIK from the coding sequence ATGGCTAGACCTACTAATAAAAAAGCGTTATTAACGCATGCTGAAGCACTATTTGACAAGCTGATGTCAACTATCAATTCACTTGATTCAACTCGTTTAAATGAAGATTTCAGTACTGATAGCCTTAATAAAAATGTTAGAGATGTACTTATGCATTTATACGATTGGCATCAGATGTTTCTAACTTGGTATGAAGTAGGAATGAGTGGAGCTAAACCTGTGATGCCTACTCAAGGCTATACTTGGAAGACTACTCCGGAACTAAACATTGCTATTAATCAAAAACACCAAAATACTACAGCAATAGATAGTATTCAGAAGATCACCGAATCTCATCTAGCAGTACTTGCTATCATTAGACAGCATAGCAACGAAGAATTATTTGAAAAGAAAAAGTACTCTTGGACTGGTAGTACTTCACTAGGAGCTTATTTAGTATCGGCAACTTCTAGTCATTATGATTGGGCGATAAAATTATTAAAGAAACATGGTATCAAATAA
- a CDS encoding DUF2314 domain-containing protein encodes MENENKIFYAKGDDPILVEAYKKAQDTFKYFWRELSWEYRRIVPGLDMASVKVAFTQEVEGQDEPIIEHMWIGSVDFDGDVIYGELLNEPNLITDIKEGDELGVTLDQISDWMFISDGKTYGGYTVQAMRSVMTEEERKEHDEAWGLDFGDFNHVNYVFEQGEHPENIIEHPMSKNMKESLEKFIDENPDEVTNKDEAGYTFLHKEVISGNLTSVEVLLAKGANKNEPNAEGKTPVDYAKQLNWEHIIPVLG; translated from the coding sequence ATGGAAAACGAGAACAAGATTTTTTACGCTAAAGGAGATGACCCTATTTTAGTAGAGGCATATAAGAAAGCTCAAGATACATTCAAATACTTTTGGAGAGAGTTATCATGGGAATATAGAAGAATAGTGCCAGGATTAGATATGGCGAGTGTAAAAGTAGCTTTCACGCAAGAAGTAGAAGGACAAGATGAGCCTATTATTGAGCATATGTGGATAGGAAGTGTTGACTTCGATGGAGATGTTATTTATGGGGAGTTATTAAATGAGCCAAACTTAATAACTGATATCAAAGAAGGTGATGAGTTAGGAGTAACACTTGATCAGATTAGTGACTGGATGTTTATCAGCGATGGGAAAACGTATGGTGGATATACAGTACAGGCTATGCGCTCTGTCATGACTGAAGAAGAAAGAAAAGAGCACGATGAGGCTTGGGGATTAGACTTCGGAGATTTTAATCACGTAAACTATGTATTTGAACAAGGAGAGCATCCAGAGAATATCATAGAGCATCCGATGAGTAAGAATATGAAGGAAAGTCTAGAGAAATTTATCGATGAGAATCCTGATGAAGTGACTAATAAAGATGAAGCAGGATACACATTCTTACACAAAGAAGTTATCTCAGGTAACTTAACAAGTGTAGAGGTGTTATTAGCAAAAGGAGCGAATAAAAACGAACCGAATGCTGAGGGAAAAACTCCAGTAGACTATGCAAAACAGTTAAACTGGGAGCATATCATCCCTGTGTTAGGATAA
- a CDS encoding rhomboid family intramembrane serine protease, which translates to MRKRVYIQKQTLVIPLVLVGIMWVVYFMQYIGIFTNCYGVIPWTVTGLKGIVLSPFFHGSLDHILSNSIPFLILFFLTLQFYPKSAKTVLTTGWLLSGLGVWLLPDFNAIQNDVYSCHIGASGVIYMLAFYLFVSGWMSKKFWLMLLSVVIFFVYGGIVYGMLPMMVGDNISWQGHLLGAITGVYLGIRLNKRKR; encoded by the coding sequence ATGAGAAAACGCGTATATATTCAGAAACAGACCTTAGTTATCCCACTTGTCTTAGTAGGGATAATGTGGGTAGTGTATTTCATGCAATATATAGGTATTTTTACGAATTGCTATGGGGTAATTCCCTGGACTGTGACAGGGTTAAAAGGGATTGTATTATCACCTTTTTTTCACGGAAGCTTAGACCATATCTTAAGTAACTCTATTCCTTTCTTAATTTTGTTTTTTTTGACATTGCAGTTTTATCCTAAGTCAGCTAAGACTGTATTAACAACAGGATGGTTATTATCAGGATTAGGAGTATGGCTGTTACCTGACTTTAATGCGATACAAAATGATGTATACTCTTGTCATATAGGAGCTAGTGGGGTAATCTATATGCTAGCTTTCTACTTATTCGTAAGTGGATGGATGAGTAAGAAGTTTTGGTTAATGTTATTATCCGTTGTTATCTTCTTTGTTTACGGAGGGATCGTTTATGGAATGCTGCCGATGATGGTAGGTGATAATATTTCGTGGCAAGGTCATTTATTAGGAGCAATTACAGGAGTTTATTTGGGAATTCGCTTGAATAAGCGAAAGAGATAA
- a CDS encoding RNA 2'-phosphotransferase: protein MDEVRKKSIGKFLSLILRHEPSKIGITLDDNGWADVEELIYKCGKHKRSFTKEELDEIVETNNKKRYAYSTDGTKIRASQGHSITVDLEFESQCPPPFLYHGTADRFLSAINSEGIKKMNRQHVHLSQDKETATNVGSRHGRVVVLTILAEKMYKDGVVFYLSANGVWLTDYIDPKYISK, encoded by the coding sequence ATGGATGAAGTAAGAAAGAAAAGTATAGGTAAGTTTCTGAGTTTAATACTCAGACACGAACCTAGTAAGATAGGAATAACCTTAGATGATAACGGATGGGCAGATGTGGAAGAGTTAATCTATAAATGTGGTAAACACAAGAGGTCTTTTACTAAAGAAGAATTAGATGAAATAGTAGAGACCAATAATAAGAAGAGATATGCCTATAGTACTGATGGTACTAAGATCAGGGCTAGTCAGGGGCATTCTATTACAGTAGATCTAGAGTTTGAATCACAGTGTCCACCCCCGTTTTTGTATCACGGGACAGCTGACCGATTCTTAAGTGCTATAAATAGTGAAGGAATTAAGAAAATGAATAGGCAGCATGTACATCTTAGCCAAGACAAAGAAACTGCTACTAATGTAGGTTCTCGTCATGGAAGAGTAGTAGTGTTGACTATATTAGCAGAGAAGATGTATAAGGATGGAGTAGTGTTTTATCTATCTGCTAATGGTGTGTGGCTTACAGATTACATAGATCCAAAATATATTTCAAAATAA